The Cydia fagiglandana chromosome 22, ilCydFagi1.1, whole genome shotgun sequence genome includes the window ggTAATAGTCTTACACTTCTTAAACGACCACCGaagttccaagtcatattggtACTGTCTCTATAGATATGTTTCTTCGTATGCCGTCTTTCAGATAATACCATCCGTGGAGTATTGTCCTCTGGCTGCGTGGCGCAATACTTCCGTCTATACGTGACCCGTCGAATACCTCCACGTAACTACCTCTACTTCCACGAGGTGCTCCAGGGAGTGGAGGATGTGAGGAACTTCAACCCACTTACACCggtaagtttttcggaacttatatacgaaatatcatttgatatttaccagtcgcttttcggcgaaggaaaacatcgtgaggaaaccgcggactaatcccaatgaggcttagtttaccctctgggttggaaggtcagatggcaatcgctttcgtaaaaaaaacGCCAATTCTTGGGGTAAGTAATATAAGACATAAGAACTtatactataatattcatattatatacgctcatattgtataattttgttttgtatACCGTTCAAGGTGTATAACGAACGTTAGATATAACATCAAAATATATACTTTTGTTAAGTATAccgttatttaagtataatatcaTTGTATATAATGATCATTATGAATAACGTTCATAATATCTCagatttataatgtatattactCAAATCATCTAACACCAAAATGCATAATGCTCATATTgtataacctaacctacttttctggcagcagtttgttttctattggggtcacagttctaacctaacctaacctacttttttgctgctggcagcagtttgttttctgtaggggtcgcagttctaacctaacctaacctacttttctggcagcaatttgttttctgtaggggtcgcagttctaacctaacctaacctacttttctggcagcagtttgttttctgtaagggtcacagttctaacctaacctaacctacttttctggcagcagtttgctttctgtaggggtcgcagttctaacctaacctaacctacttttctggcagcagtttgttttctgtagaggttgcagttctaacctaacctaacctacttttctggcagcagtttgttttctgtaagggtcgcagttctaacctaacctaacctacttttctggcagcagtttgttttctgtagggttcgcagttctaatctaacctaacctacttttctggcagcagtttgttttctgtagaggttgcagttctaacctaacctaacctacatttctggcagcagtttgttttctgtaggggtcgcagttctaacctaacctaacctacttttctgtcagcagtttgttttctgtaggggtaggAGTTATAACCTATTTAGAGTATTTAGTATATCATacgctattatattttataatcagtATACTAAAAGATAGTATATACTATGATCGATATacgttatgtatgttatataaactGAATTTAGAGTATTTGAGTGTTATATAAAAagtcattatacaaaatgagtattatgttaattgaccgttattcctaataaaaatattgattttgatGTTATAGCAGACGTTCATTATATCTTGTGaatgttattaatatgaaattatataGTATGTAGTTATATCTCGTGGGACGCACCCCAATTCTTggaattagttgccaagcggaccccaagctcCCATGAATTGAGGCAAAAAattgccgggacaacgcgaggaacaTGATGACACTGGTAAGTTCTATGTTGCAATTTGCAATTTCTGTAACCACCTCGACACAATCTCCGACTTTATAGTATTTATGATACCGCGGGATCCTAAAACTCTTCGGACCCAATCTTATAAGAGACCGCCTCCCGAGAAATGACGTCATCGAAAATTGTTGCCGCTTTATTACAGACATTACGATGACAGATTATCCAATACCATCTACATGTATGATGTAAAATGATTATAGTACGGTAGTGCGTTCAAGTCAGCAAAAACTGACgcacttttgaaaaatgtaggggcGATTATCAATTTATTACCCATAGAAAGTTTTAGGATTCACGATTTTGTACTAAGCTTTTCCACTTACAGCCTAAATTCAGGATTGTGGGAGGAAAATCTATTGACATAAAGGATGCTCCATACCAAGTGCTGTATGGTGAATATTGTGGTGGAACCCTGATCGCACCGGAGTGGGTTCTCACGGCCGCTCATTGTAGGtgagtatataatatttataactgAAATTAacgaattaaataatatacaccCTGTCAAATACCTAAGTGTAGAGATCAGAATTCTTTTTAATCtttgatattttataattttttatgtgttttttttgCTTGTAGGTATGTAAATTCTATGTTGACGTGTGAAAGtacccttgtggcctatttgctgaataaatgtttgatgatgatgaattattttttaagaaacttCAAGATTCTgtcaattataaaataaaatcttcATTACTGAGAATCTTGAGCAAAACTAGATTTAATTGGCACCGAGTATTTATCACTTAGCTACCTTGTTTCTCTCGAAGTTTCAATACCTCCTCTTCTAGATTCTGGGAAAGGTTCGAGAGAAGAATATCTTCGGCATGATGATGaaccatcattttattgaagttacaggccaatgatgatgatgacaattaTTTATCCATTTCCAGAGAAAAAGAAACCTTCGTCCTCGTCGGATCCACCTTCCGAAGCCTAGCAGTCCGCTACAACATCTGCGCTCACTTCACACACCCGCTTTGGAGCATGAACAGTAAACTACATCCCCACGATTGGGACTTCCAGTTGGTGCTACTGGAGAAGCCTGTGCCTACTACGCCTATGTCAAGACCTATTGCTATTGGGAGATTAACTGATGTAATACCTGGCGCCTTGGTGGCAGTCAGTGGGTGGGGACATACACAGTATAAGGTGAGATACTAGCTTATGCTGCTGCCTGTCTGAGTCTACTACGCCTATGTCAAGACCTATTGCTATTGGCAGATTGACTGATGTAATACCCGGCGCCTTGGTGGCAGTCAGTGAGTGGGGACATACACAGTATAAGGTGAGATACTAGCTTAATTTATGCTGTTGTCTGCCTGAGTCtactataatttaaaattatccatatcgtaacttgttgaggtctagtagagatctaatacattttcagaatcgagccgtgtcCCTTAGTATAAACTGGTATAAACCAGTAGGTTAGATTAGTGCACTAGgctaggtaggttaggttacaatACCTACTAAGGTATGAACTGGTAAGGTATAAGGTACCTACTAAGGTATAAGGTAAGGTATAAAAGGTATAtactaaatatcttaagaacgggtcactcacgtattttaagtcgaaaaacgctcgacatgttcaCGGAGTGAAACAcctcgagcgtttttcgacttaaaatacaagagtgacccgttcttaatatatttaatatgtctgtgtctcacgcaagttttgttattaagaaGGTATATAATAAGGTACTTACTTTGCTAAATTCATCTATTCGTTACCTAATATTGGGTTTTTGGACCGTTTGATGATTTTGATTTACTTAAGTGATTTAGGCATAAAACCTTTTCGGGCCTTTCAAGTCCCTATTAAATTTTtactataaatattttatgagTTATCCTTTGGATTAAAATGAGATGAAAGTGCGTAAAAATTGGATAACATTAATATTCGTGTAGAaacgtaaaggatgactcacgctagaccgagccGGGGCCGAAGCTTCCGGCGCCTCGTTTTCtatgatttttagtgttccgtacaaaacattgttcacggaacacttattatgtacacacacatatatatttttaatcaaatttctATTCTTGGCATTTAAGAGTTTTACCGTTAGATGCGTTCAGAATAGTACTATCTAAAAGAGTCAAAAcatgattttcaaaaaaaatggagttacgaggtatGCGATTTAGGCCGACGACATGTCGGACACCTCGGCTCGggtacggcccggtctagcgtgagtcattcttaaagCGGACGAAACGGCGAAGGTCGACCCATATCAATCGTGTTACTAAATTATCATATAACTCTACTAGTTTTTAGTTGGGTTGTGAAAATATTAAACGTTACGCTTAGATAAATATGCCTTAGATGTTCTATAACGTGATTGTACAGGGGTAAAAGAAACGTGAAAGAGGGGAAGGGAGGCAGGGGATGGAAatataacataattaaatatgtatattaaattgtCGTCATTTATTTGCTTAGTGAGATGTGAGTCAATACTTACTTACTgtcgtggcgcagcgacccgaagtggatcttggcctctgacactaaggaacgccatgcttctctgtctagcgccgtttctgtccaatcgacggcaccgagctcgttcagatctttcacgacctcatcgcaccagcgatacctaggacgcccaaccagtcgtcgaccatccggacggcccgagtacgctctccaaaccgctcgatcttcacccatacggaccacgtgcccgagccatcggagtcttgaggctttcgtttctcctACTATATTGGGCTCGGCCACTAGATCTTCGATTTCCTGGTTCCTGCGTATCCTCCACGAGCCATCTTCTCCGCGAGTGGGTCCCAGTATCTTCCGGTAGATCCTCCGTTCAGCCACCAGCAGTGCGTATTCCTCTTTTTGTGTTAGGGTCCAGGCTTCACATGTATGTGAGTCAATAATATTCCATAATATACGAACTATATTTGACGAACAATACACACTtaatgctttttagggttccgtacccaaagggtaaaaaaaacgggaccctattactaagactccgctgtccgtctgtccgtccgtctgtcaccaggctgtaactcatgaaccgtggtagctaggcggttgaaattttcacagatgatgtatttctgttgccactattatttaacaaataataaaGCAGAATATACTACATATTTTGACGCATAGTAGTCTGATTCTACTacttttaatgtttattgtacatattatatctttgcaattatttttgttaattataacttttttttcagaAAAGCGCAATGCAAGACCATTTACGTCGTGTCTACGTACCGGTCATACCCGACGAGATCTGTAAGATACTTCCAAATGTGAACTACCACAATATTACGGATCGTATGTTCTGCGCAGGCTTCCTTAATGGCACTAAGGACTCATGTCAGGTAAGACAAATACCGGTAttaatgtcggcggccgatcgtaaaatccggcagatcatgaaattcaCCACACCCACAAGCACAcacaaggcattaagtccgccttttgtacttttttatgtgccataaagtttaaaataaataaataatgaaataaattattaggcgtatcatgaaacgtgaaaatcattGTCTCGTTTCctgagtcgacgaagcccctcAAGCGGGActcctatttctggacagtttgTCCTTCGGGAATCTAAAGCAACTTAATCAACCTACGAGTATATATTGGTTTGATGTGAGTACAGTTAAAATACTACACAGGAactttacgatcggccgccgatatTGATACTGATTATGATACCATAATTGATATCGATGGTAATTAATACCGGTAATTTTATCGATAATTACACGTTACTAATTGGTTCATGCTGCCGTATGCTGATCTTGCCTATCTTGATCTCGAATGAACCGAAtgcgcttaacgtaaaaaaaacaAGAACATTTTGActaactctttataaaaatgAATTGTAATAGGgaccattattattattattattatttatttaagttgaCAATTGTACCTTAACAGCTAAAGCCACAGCGGCACAAATTGGGAGACAGTAATACTTATACCTAGGGTACACAAGTAtttacataacaatattataaaatactacTTACAGGCATCTCTCgctctattataataattacacacatacacacactgATCGCTcgcattataataattatgacgCGAGAAATAAAATGAGAAGAAGTTTCAAGCGCATAGATGATTCTCAAGGCtgcgcacattttttttaattaacaaaaataagCCGAACAAAATTTAAATAGTTAAATACCTAGCTTAACCCTGTATGACATTATATTCTTTTCAGGGTGACTCAGGAGGACCAGTAATATATAACGGCAAACTAATAGGCCTGGTCTCATTCGGAGTGGGCTGCGCGTTACCGGACCAGCCCGGAGTGTACAGCAGAATACCGTACGTTAGAGATTGGATCCGTGAGGTCACGGGTCTACCGCTCTAATTTACCGGTATCGATACCAGAATaggaaataccggtattatttctGGTATCATCTAACGAGTTTATTTTAAGTTcgccaaaataaataatagcgtAACGTTGGGGAACTTTACCCTACAAGATTACTTTGTGCATCGATGATAATCCATTTTATTGAATTAGTAAATTCTTAAAAAACGACTGTAAACGCTTACACAAAAACAGATTTATCATATAGGTAATGTcgtttctaaaaaaatattaattcaaTAGGTTTTCATGGGTGGATAAAGTAACCATGTAAGGCTAAAATACCCCAATATTACGGTATTAATAACgatattacaatatttaatttaaaaattgaaaatcgCAGGAGTCCACAACCGGTCGGTACCGATACCAGTATAGACCAGTATTGATTTGATACCGCTATTTCTGGTATCTGTTTTAATCAttggt containing:
- the LOC134675554 gene encoding trypsin-7-like, with translation MWTPIWLCVFSVIGLCFYGSYAQNGSLCKPGDKNCTTKDNTIRGVLSSGCVAQYFRLYVTRRIPPRNYLYFHEVLQGVEDVRNFNPLTPPKFRIVGGKSIDIKDAPYQVLYGEYCGGTLIAPEWVLTAAHCREKETFVLVGSTFRSLAVRYNICAHFTHPLWSMNSKLHPHDWDFQLVLLEKPVPTTPMSRPIAIGRLTDVIPGALVAVSGWGHTQYKKSAMQDHLRRVYVPVIPDEICKILPNVNYHNITDRMFCAGFLNGTKDSCQGDSGGPVIYNGKLIGLVSFGVGCALPDQPGVYSRIPYVRDWIREVTGLPL